One Caldisericum sp. genomic region harbors:
- a CDS encoding adenine nucleotide alpha hydrolase family protein, which yields MAKCIRCGKPASVHLEGLHFCSECFKIHVEKEFEEGIEGHAVGSRLVNAQEKVLVAVSGGKDSMVLWYLMHKNSFNIIPVHLNLHYGFFSEKSLEVVKTFSEKIGQEVRIFSVKDDFGIDMEGVFKKAKNRPRCGVCGTIKRYLINKIALDLKVDAIATGHNLDDGASNIFKAILNWDFETLSRNSPLTPPYKDKLVKRIKPLYRLSDAELKAYADMMQIDYTSEVCPYKIGSVTLSKSKEVLNEINEEFRGIKRTFYYGYLRNRDIFKKEEVELKECKICGMPTSSEDGICSFCKLTKDIENEKEI from the coding sequence AGCCTGCTTCGGTTCACCTTGAGGGGCTTCACTTTTGTAGTGAGTGCTTTAAAATTCATGTTGAAAAGGAGTTTGAAGAGGGTATTGAGGGGCATGCAGTTGGAAGTCGCCTTGTTAACGCACAGGAGAAAGTCCTTGTTGCAGTTTCGGGTGGCAAAGACTCGATGGTCCTCTGGTATTTAATGCACAAAAATAGTTTTAACATAATACCTGTTCACCTCAACCTTCACTATGGTTTTTTCTCAGAAAAAAGCCTCGAGGTTGTCAAAACTTTTTCAGAAAAAATCGGGCAAGAAGTCCGTATCTTTAGCGTAAAAGATGACTTTGGTATCGATATGGAAGGTGTTTTTAAAAAGGCAAAAAATCGCCCTCGCTGCGGTGTATGTGGCACAATAAAAAGATATCTTATAAACAAGATTGCTTTAGATCTCAAAGTCGATGCAATTGCAACGGGGCACAACCTCGATGATGGCGCTTCCAACATATTCAAGGCAATTTTGAATTGGGATTTTGAAACGCTTTCAAGAAACTCCCCCTTAACCCCTCCCTACAAAGACAAATTGGTAAAAAGGATTAAGCCACTCTACAGGCTTTCGGATGCAGAGTTAAAAGCCTATGCGGATATGATGCAAATTGATTACACAAGTGAAGTATGCCCATACAAGATTGGAAGTGTAACACTATCAAAGTCAAAGGAAGTTTTAAATGAAATAAATGAGGAGTTTAGAGGCATAAAACGGACTTTCTACTACGGATATTTGAGAAATAGAGATATTTTTAAAAAGGAAGAAGTCGAACTCAAGGAGTGCAAAATTTGCGGCATGCCAACTTCAAGCGAAGATGGTATCTGCTCTTTTTGCAAACTCACAAAGGACATAGAAAATGAAAAAGAAATTTAA
- a CDS encoding tRNA (adenine-N1)-methyltransferase gives MKKKFKEGDLVEIVDSKDRILLLKLVKGEKTHFHFGILEHDSVIGKIDGSIVKSLKGEEVTVFRARTPFYTVHMRRVSQIIYPKDIGAILIHGDIYPNLRIFTAGGGAGALTVTLLQILHGKGKLVVYEIRSDFIDVLLKNVYDFFKTIPKNLIIRKKDVYNEAIEPEDMPFDRVILDVPEPWRALNTVKDALVPGGILISYSPTTQQITQTKEALDDLGCFYHLGTFETLERRWKVEPLATRPVDRMVAHTGFIVVARKLNK, from the coding sequence ATGAAAAAGAAATTTAAAGAAGGCGACCTGGTTGAAATTGTTGATTCCAAAGACAGAATCCTCCTTTTGAAACTTGTAAAAGGCGAAAAAACACACTTCCACTTTGGCATTTTAGAGCATGATTCGGTTATTGGTAAAATTGATGGCTCTATTGTAAAGTCGCTTAAGGGAGAAGAGGTGACAGTCTTCAGGGCACGCACACCTTTTTATACCGTCCATATGCGCAGGGTTTCCCAGATTATCTATCCAAAGGACATTGGTGCAATTCTTATCCACGGCGATATTTATCCAAACTTACGGATATTCACTGCTGGTGGTGGGGCAGGAGCGCTTACCGTAACACTCCTTCAAATACTTCATGGCAAGGGTAAGCTTGTTGTCTATGAAATTCGAAGTGACTTTATAGATGTCCTCCTTAAAAATGTCTATGACTTCTTTAAGACCATCCCCAAAAACCTCATCATAAGGAAAAAGGATGTGTATAACGAGGCAATTGAGCCTGAAGATATGCCTTTTGACAGAGTTATTCTCGATGTACCTGAGCCGTGGCGTGCGCTTAATACCGTTAAAGATGCGCTTGTTCCTGGTGGCATCCTCATAAGTTATAGTCCAACCACTCAACAGATTACGCAGACAAAAGAGGCACTCGATGACCTTGGATGCTTCTATCACCTTGGCACTTTTGAAACTTTAGAGAGGCGCTGGAAAGTCGAGCCTCTTGCAACACGCCCCGTTGATAGGATGGTTGCACATACTGGCTTTATTGTTGTTGCAAGGAAACTTAACAAGTAA